From Pseudomonas arsenicoxydans:
ACAGGGATATTCGGTGTTCACACAACCTGTGGGAGCGGGCTTGCCCGCGATGGGGCCCTTGAATACACCTCAAAAAACGGCCTTGCCCCCACGCCCAAACCGCTCCCGATACACCGACGGCGGCACGCCCACCACCCCGCGAAACGCCACCCGAAAACTCTCCACCGACCGATAACCACACTGCTCGGCAATCTGATCGGTGTTCTGCCCGGTGCTCTCCAGCAACTCCCGCGCCCGCGCCAGCCGCTCGTGTTGCAGCCACGCTTTGGGCGGCATGCCCGTGGCTTCAGTAAACCGGCGCAGAAAGGTGCGTTCACTCATGGCCGCCTCGCTGGCCAGTTCGCGAACTTCCAGCGGTTCGTGCAAGCGCTCGCGCGCCCATTGCATGACGCGTGACAAATCGCTGCGCGGCGTCGGGCTGACCGGTGTGGGAATGAACTGCGCCTGACCGCCGGTACGCTGCGGCGACATCACCAGCCGCCGCGCCACCGAGTTCGCCACCTGCGTGCCGAAATCCCGTGCCACCAGGTGCAGGCACGCATCGATCCCCGCCGCGCTGCCGGCCGAGGTGATCAACTGACCAGAATCGACATAGAGCACGTCCGGGTCCACCAGGATGTTGGGAAAGCGCTCCGCCAGCTCCGTGGTGTAACGCCAATGCGTGGTGGCGCTGCGGCCGTCGAGCAAGCCGGTCGCCGCCAGCACAAACACGCCGGAGCAGATCGACAGCAGCCGCGCCCCGCGTGCGTGGGCCTGGCGCAGGGCCACGAGCAAGTGTTCAGGCACCGCTGCCTGGCGGTCGCGCCAACCGGGAACGATGATCGTGCGGGCGTTTTCGAGCAGTTCCATGCCGCCATCGGCCAGCACTTGAATGCCGCCCATGGCGCGCATCGGGCCCTGGTCCACGGCGACGATACGGTGCTCATACCAAGGGAAATCGAACTCCGGCCGCGCCAGGCCAAAGATCTCCACGGCGATGCCGAATTCGAACGTACAGAGGCCGTCGTAGGCCAGAATTGCGACCAATCCAGGGGCAGGCTGCATTTGGCGGAAAGTTCCCGGTGAGTGTCTTGTGCGCCACTGTAGCGGCAAGTGTCGGGCGGATAAAGTCCCCTCACACCCACTGAGACTTTGGAGTACAGCCCATGACCAGCCTGGTCCGCGAGATTCCCGCCGCCCCGTCGGCGATTGCCCTGATGCATTTCAGCAACCGCCTGACCTTTGAAACCGATTGTTCCGACGTCTTTTCGAGCCAGCAGGCCGGCGAAGTGGATTTTGTCTTGGTGGACGTGCGCGGACCGCTGGCGTTCGAGCGCGGCCATGTGCCGGGCGCGATCAATATTCCGGGGCGATTGCTGACCGCCGAGCGCTTGGCGGATTACCCGAAATCCACTGTGTTTGTGGTCTATTGCGCCGGGCCGCACTGCAACGGTGTGCACAAGGCCGCGGTGAAACTGGCGGCGTTGGGTTACCCGGTCAAGGAGATGATCGGCGGCGTGACCGGGTGGCTGGATGAAGGGTTGGCGTTGAGTAGTGCGGTGCAACGGCCGGCCACCGTTGCCATCGGTTGCGAATGTTGATTCAGCCAAAAAATTTGCAGCCTCGATCCCGTGTAGGAGCTGTCGAGTAAAACGAGGCTGCGATCTTTTGATCCTGGTCCTAAACCGATTCCCACCACCCATCCAGCGTCGCCTGCAACCACTCGAACACGGCTGCATGGGCGGCGCTGTCCTGTGGTCCCCGGGGCAACGGCGATTCAACGCCAAAATGCGCATTGAGCATCGCCACCGACTCGGCATTCCACTCAGGGTGAAACTGCAACCCCACCCGGGTCGGGCCCACGCGATACATCTGCTGCGCGCATTGATCGCTGCTGGCCAGCAATTGCGCGTCGGGCGGCAGGTCGATCGCATCTTCGTGCCACTCGAGCACCTTCAGCATCTGGCCATCGGTGAACGTCACCGGCGTCCAGCCAGTCTCGTAGCGGTTCATGCGCCGCACGTTCCCGCCCAGACTCAGCGCCAGTAACTGCGCCCCCAGGCAAATCGCGAACACTGCCGCGCCCTGATCCAGGCTCGCCATCAGCCACTGGCGCTCGGCCTCCAGCCACGCCGGCCCGGCGTTGGATTCATAAGGCCCGCCCAGCACAATCACCGGCGCCGCACTCGCCGGTGGAAGCTGCCCGAGATCGGCGCGAAAAACCTTGAGCAGGATGTCGCGGGACTTGGCCCAGTCGGCAATGGCACCGGGGCCTTCGGCAGGGTGGTGCTGGATCAGATTCAAGGTTGGCATCAGCGCTCTCTGTCGTTTTTGTGTGTGGCTTTTGTCTGAAACAAGGGTTTGTCCTACAGTCTTTGCACCGCCTTGGCGCAGGCTTCAAGTGACATGAATCCAGGCGCTGTTTTTCTGTAAGTATTTGTCGCTTAAACACAATTTGCTCGCATGAAGCCACTCTAGACTGCCGGCCACTTCGGTTTTTGCTGACCGAAAGATGCTAATCGAACGCTGCCAATAAAAGCCTCCGCACACAGGAGTTATAAATGAAGAAGCTAGTGATGTTCGGTGCCCTGGCACTGTCGATGTTGTCCCTGACCGCTGTGGCCGAAGACGCCAAGCCGATCCGCATCGGTATCGAAGCCGGTTACCCGCCATTCTCGATGAAAACCCCCGACGGCAAACTCACCGGTTTCGACGTGGATATCGGCGATGCGCTGTGTGAGCAGATGAAAGTGAAGTGCACCTGGGTCGAGCAAGAATTCGACGGTCTGATCCCGGCGCTGAAAGTGAAGAAAATCGACGCGATCCTGTCGTCCATGACCATCACTGACGACCGCAAGAAGAACGTCGATTTCACCATCAAGTACTACCACACCCCGGCGCGCTTCGTGATGAAGGCCGGTACCGACATCAAAGACCCGCTGACCGAGCTCAAAGGCAAGAAAGTCGGCGTGCTGCGTGCCAGTACCCACGACCGTTTCGCCACCGAAGTGCTGGTGCCGGCCGGCATCGAGCTGGTGCGTTATGGCTCGCAACAGGAAGCCAACCTGGACATGGTCTCTGGCCGCGTTGACGCGCTGCTGGCCGACTCGGTCAACCTGGACGACGGTTTCCTGAAAACCGACGCCGGTAAAGGCTTCGCCTTCGTTGGCCCGACCTACGAAGACGCCAAGTACTTCGGCGGCGGCGCCGGTATTGCGGTGCGCAAAGGCGATAAAGAGCTGGCGGACAAATTCAACACCGCCATCACCGAAATCCGCGCCAACGGCAAGTACAAGCAAGTGCAGGACAAGTACTTCGCGTTTGACGTTTACGGCGAGTAATCACGCCGTTTGAAAAAGTGGCAACCGTTGACGCGGTTGCCATTTTTTATGCGCTCACCATTGAAATAAGATCCCTGTGGGAGCGACGGTGCGACGATTCGACCTGCTCGCACCGTCGCTCCCACAGGTGATTTTCGTCGTTCAGGCTATTCAGGAGTTACCCATGCAACGCATCGACCATTCATTGCCCTGGAGCCACCTGGGCACCGAACGCACCCTCAGCGTGTTTCGTTATGGCGCGGGCACTCGCAAGGTCTACATCCAGGCCAGCCTGCACGCCGATGAACTGCCGGGCATGCGCACCGCATGGGAGCTGAAAAAGCGCCTGACCGAACTCGAAACCCAAGGCCAGTTGCAGGGCGTGATCGAACTGGTGCCGGTGGCCAATCCAATCGGTCTTGACCAGCATTTGCAAGGCAGCCACATGGGCCGCTTCGAACTGGGCAGCGGCAAGAACTTCAACCGCTCCTTCGTGGAACTCAGTGCTCCGGTGGCGGCGTTGATCGGCGATCAGTTGGGGCACGATGCGCAAGCCAACATTGCGTTGATTCGCCAAGCCATGGGTCAGGTACTTGACGGCTTGCCAGCACCGGCTTCGCAACTTGAAGCCATGCACCGCTTGCTGCTGCGTCATGCGTGCGATGCCGACATCACCCTGGATCTGCATTGCGATTTCGATGCTGCGATTCACCTCTATGCCTTGCCGCAACATTGGCCTCAGTGGCAGTCCCTGGCGGCGCGCCTGAAGGCCGGCGTGGCGTTGCTCTGTGAGGATTCCGGCGGCAGTTCATTCGATGAGTCCTGTTCCTCGCCGTGGTTGCGTCTGGCGCGGGCCTTTCCCGAGGCGAACATTCCACCGGCCAACCTTGCGACCACGCTGGAACTGGGCAGTATGTGCGACACCCGGGTCGATCAGGCCCAGGCCAATTGCGAGGCGATTCTCGGCTTCCTCGCCGAGCAGGGTTTCATCCAGGGCACCTGGCCAGCGGCGCCGAGCGAATGCTGTGAGGGCATGCCGTTCGAGGGCACTGAGTACCTTTTCGCGCCGCATCACGGTGTGGTGAGTTTCCTGCGTGATTCGGGCGAATGGGTAGAGCAGGGCGATGCGCTGTTTGAAGTGGTCGATCCGCTGAATGATCGCGTGACCACCGTGCGCGCCGGCACCAGCGGCGTGTTGTTCGCGATTGATCGTGGACGGTATACGCAGCCGGGGACGTGGCAGGCGAAAGTGGCGGGGCGGGAGCCGATTCGGGCGGGCAAGTTGATTAACGACTGATTCCGAATTGTTGGCGGCTCATAAGGCCCCATCGCGGGCAAGCCCGCTCCCACAGGGGAATGCATTTCAAATGTGGGAGCGAGCTTGCTCGCGATGGGGCCATCAGCAACACCGAAGTCCGATCGTTCCCACGCTCCGCGTGGGAATGCCTCAACGGACGCTCCGCGTTCGGCTTCTGGGACGCGGAGCGTCCCGGGCTGCATTCCCACGCAGAGCGTGGGAACGATCATCAAATACCTGACATCCTTCACAGTGTTAGGCTCTGCCCCGAATCCTGCGCGCTGTGAAGGAAGGTTTATGTTGAAGATTCTCGCTCTGCTGACGCTGCTGGCATCCGCCACCGTCCAGGCTCAAACCCCGCTGCTTAACGATCTGCCGCTCAAGTACCTGGAGCAGGCCAACCCCGAATCCCGCCATCAGCCCCTGGTGATTTTTCTCCACGGTTACGGCAGTAACGAGCAGGACCTGTTCGGGATAAAGGACGAGTTGCCGGCGCAGTACAACTTTCTGTCGGTTCAGGCGCCAGTGAGGTTGGATGAGGACAGTTATCAGTGGTTTCGCAAGAAAGGCGAAGGCGCCTACAACGGTGAAACCGATGACTTGAAGACCAGCGCCAAGGTGCTGCTGGATTTCATCGCCCAGGCGGCGAAGAAATATCAGACAGAACCCGACAAGGTGTTCCTCGTGGGCTTCAGTCAGGGCGCGATCATGTCCTACGAGCTGGCGTTGCGTCATCCCGAGGCCGTGGGCGGGATTGCCGCGCTGAGCGGGCGGATTCTGCCGGTGCTCAAATCCGAGCTCAAACCGGATGAAAAACGCCAGAAGCTGGCGATTTTCATTGGTCATGGCACCGCGGACAAACGCCTGCCCTACAAAGACGGCACCGACGCCGACAGCCTGTTGCAGCGTCTGTCACTCAAGCCTGAGTTCCATGGCTACGAAGGTCTCGGCCACAACATCAATGAGGCCGAGGTGGCGGATTTGAACGCCTGGTTACAGCGTCTCAACCCCTGACTTTACTTGCCGGATACGATCTGCTTGACCAGCGTTTCGTGGCCGGCATTGTCGCTGAGACGGGAAATCACCTGAACGATCGCCATGCGGGTGTTGGACGCGGCCATGACGGTGGTGTCGAGGGTCTTGCCGCCGCCCTGGGTGGCGGTGCTGTCGATCTGCCGCAGACCCAGACCTGTGCCTTTCTGGGTCAGGCTTTTTTCGCTGAGCTTGGTGAAGTCCGGCAGCGCATGGGCTTGCTCGGTGGCGAAGTCGGACGCGGCGGAGTCGAGAAACTGACTGTCGTTGTCTTTGACATTGGCGCCGCCGGGGATGGTGTTTTCAGCGGCGATCACCACCGTTTTCGTGGCCTGGTTGGTGTACATGGTGCCGGTGGCCCCAGCGGTTCCGGCGGCCGCATCGCCGGCGGGCAGCGGGTTGGCGATGAAACCCTTGGGCAGGCTGAACTTGAACTTGCCGCCGAGCATCGAGACCTCTTGTGCGGGCGCTTTATCGCTGGCGGTGGCCTTGGCGGCATGGGCATTCAACGCCCCAAGGCTGGCGGCCGCCGTCAACAACAGGACAACGGCTTTTTTACTCAACAATGACATTCGAAACTCCAGGGATGGTCGCGCTTTGCGGGCGATCATCCCATGGAGGCTGTTATGCATTCCACTCCCTATGGTCAGGTGGGGGGCTTTACTCGTTCGGAATAATCGAGCTTGTCGTACTGACCTTTTCTGTTGATCGCGTCGTGGCGATCACCGCCCCGGCGATGATCAATATCGCCGGAACGATCAGGATCGGTCCGGCCTGGCTGCGCCCTGCGGCGATCAGCAATAACGTCGAGATCAGCGGCGCGAGGTAGGACAGCGCCCCCAGCGTCGCCAGACTGCCGTGTTTGGTGGCGTGGTCCCAGGCAAGAAATGCCATGCCCACCGGCCCAAGGCCTAGCACAACGATGGCGGCCCATTGGTTGAAGTCGGGGCGAACCGTGGTTTCGAACGCCAGGTGACAGATCAGACCGCACACCGCCGACAAACCGCAAATCCCGCCGATGATACTGCTTGGCACTTCGCTGAACCGTCGGTTGATCACCGAATATCCCGCCCAGATCAGCGCACAGCCAAACGCCGCGAGATAACCGGCCACCGGCATCGCCGCGCCCGTCACCGGGGTGTGTTGTTGCATGATGAACGCGGTGCCGGCCAGGCCCAGCACGGCGCCGAGCATTTGCCGCTTTTGCAGCTTTTCTCCGGCGGCGAACGCCGAGAGCAACACCAGCAACAATGGCCACAGATAATTGATCAGGCTGGCTTCGGCGGCGGGCGCGGCTTTGAGGGCGAAAAAATACAGCCCGTGATAAACGAAAATGCCCACGAAACCGGTTGCCCACACGGCCCACGGTTGTCGCCAACTGCTGAAACCGGCGATGCCGCGTCTACCCAGAATCACCAGGCTCACCGCAAACGCTATCCCGAAACTCAGCGTCAGCAGTTCAAAGGGAGGAATGCCTTCGGTGAGGGTGGTCAACAGCGCCAGGCAGGACCAGAGCGCTATCGCGATCACGCCAATGGTTGTGGCGGCTTGGGGGCTTCGGATGAGGGGCGTTGCGAGGCTCATGTCTGTTCCTTCAGCACGTAGCGGGCGACATCCTGGCCCTCTGGGTGTGGAGGAGCTTAGCGTTTGATCGCTGAACGTCCAGCTGCGACCGTCGGATTAACCGGCCGTGCCAGCAAACGTCGGGTAATGCCCAGCATCCCCACGGACACCGCCACCCCCAGGACAAATGCATTCATGCCCATAACGGGCAAGGCCAGCGCCAACACCAGGCAAAACGCCGCGAAGGAATACATGCCGGTGGCGGTTGCGCGCAGCAGGGCGGCCGTAAAGGCCGGGCCGCGGGTCTGTTGGGAAAACACTGCCATCACGCTGCCCAGCACCGGGAACACCGCGAGCAGACCGCTCCAGCCTTCGCCGACCGTGCGGGCCAGAAGCGTGACGGCCAGCGTCAGCAAGGCGCCGGCAATCATGCGCAGCAGCAGTTTGTCTGACTTGGGCGCCGGCCCCGACACGATGGGCTGCACCTTTGGAAACAGGTAAGGCGCCGCCAACAATGCGGTACTGGCCGCGACGACCGAGAACAGCAGCGACGGCGGAACCTGCGAGAGCGCCACCGCCACGCCGGCCCAGACCAGCAGTGAAAGGCTCAATGCCCACGGCCAACCCCTCCGTTGAGCGACCTGGGCATAGGTCACGCAAAAGGCGATCATCGCGAACATCGCCGATAACGCCGCCGTCGCGGACTGAGCGGCGAATGCCTCACCTTGTTCAACGGCGAGGAAGAACAGAATGGGCCCCACCACCACAGGCAATCCCGACAACCAACCGGCCACGCTGGGCCCCCAGCGTTTACCCGCGAGGGAAATCAGCAATAGAAAACCGGGAATCACCAGCAGTTTGAGCATCAGCACGCACGCGTCTCCGACCTGAGTGAGGCGGCAACGTTAGCATTGCGGGCGACAGATTGCCCCACAGATTTACCAATTTTGTATACAATCCAACCCCTGTAGGAGCTGTCGAGTGAAACGAGGCTGCGATCTTTTGATCTTGCTTTTAAAAGATCAAGATCAAAAGATCGCAGCCTCGTTTCACTCGACAGCTCCTACACCGCTCCTATAGGGTTTTGCCTCCCACCTGTTTCTGGATGTTTGTGTGAAATTCAGTTTGCCCAAAGTCGCCACCGCGCCGTTTTGCCCGCCGGAAGTGGCCGGCAGCGTTGCGGTTGACCCGAACGCGTCATTCTTCAAACGGGTCCTGCGCTTTGCCGGGCCTGGCTTGCTGGTGTCCATCGGCTACATGGACCCGGGCAACTGGGCCACGGCCATCGAAGCCGGCTCGCGATTTGGCTACAGCCTGTTGTTCGTGGTGTTGCTGGCGAGTCTGGCGGGGATGGTGGTGCAATGTCTGTGTTCGCGCCTGGGCATTGCCACCGGCCGTGATCTGGCGCAACTGTGCCGCGAGCGCTACAGCACGCGCACGGCGCGGACTCAATGGCTGCTGGCGGAAATCTCGATCATCGCCACCGACCTGGCAGAAGTGCTCGGCTGCGCGCTGGCGTTCCATCTGCTGCTGGGTTGTTCACTGACCTTCGGCATTGCACTGACCGCGTTTGACACGCTGCTGGTGCTGGCCCTGCAAAACCGCGGTTTCCGTCGCCTGGAGGCGATCATGCTGGTGCTGGTGAGCACCATCGGCGTGTGTTTCTTCGTTGAATTGCTGCTGATCAAGCCGTACTGGCCGGACGTTGCCCGCGGCTTTACGCCGTCACTGTCGGCCATTGGCGATGCTGCGCCGCTGTACCTGGCCATCGGCATTCTCGGGGCCACGGTGATGCCGCATAACTTGTACCTGCACACCTCGATCGTGCAGACCCGGATGATCGGCAAGGACCTGGCCAGCAAGCAGGACGCGGTCAAGCTGGCACGCATCGACACCATCGGTTCGCTGGCGTTGGCGTTGCTGGTGAATGCGGCGATTCTGATCCTGGCGGCGGCCGCGTTTCACCAGAGCGGGCACACCGATGTGGTGGACATCCAGGACGCCTATCACTTGCTCGATCCATTGGTGGGCGGGGCGCTCGCCAGCGTGTTGTTCGGCGTGGCGTTGCTGGCGTCGGGGCAGAGTTCGACCTTTACCGGGACCATCGCCGGGCAGGTGATAATGGAAGGTTTTCTGAACCTGCGGATTCCCTGCTATCAGCGCCGGCTGATTACCCGGGGACTGGCATTGATCCCGGCGTTTATCGGCGTCTGGCTGATGGGCGATAACGCAATCGGCAAGCTGTTGGTGTTGAGTCAGGTGGTGTTGAGTCTGCAGTTGCCGTTTGCACTGTATCCGCTGATACGCATGACCAACGACCACAAGCTCATGGGACCGTTGGTGAATCAATGGCCGACGCGGGTGTTGTCGTGGGGGTTGTTTGTGGTGATCAGTGGGGCGAACAGCTGGTTGATCCTGCAGTTTGTGGCGTGACCGGGCGGGCCTGCTCGTGAAAAGCGATGACGCGGTCTACCGCTGAAAGGCCTCCACCACAAAATCGATAAACACTCGGGTCTTGGCCGGCATCAGTGTCCGGCTCGGGTAATACAACGAAATCGGTCCCGCATTCGCGTACCAGTCGGGCAGCAGGCGCACCAGTTCGCCGCGCTCGATATTCGCGGCCACGTCCGGCAACACCAGCAATGTCACCCCCAGACCGAGGATCGCCGCTTCACGCATCGCGGCTGGGTCATTGAGCACGATGTTTTCGGTGATGTTCGCCTGCGCCTCATTGCCCGCGCTGTCCTGCATGACCCATTGGCGAATTCGTCCCGTGCGACTGCCGCGCATCACGATGCCGTCGAATCGGTGCAAGTGTTCCGGACTGTCGGGCAGCGCGCGCCCCGCCATATAGGCCGGGGAAGCCACTGCCACGATATCCGCCGCCGCCAGTGTTCGAGAGATGACCCCGGGCGTCAGTTCGAAACCGCCGCCGATGGCCGCGTCATAGCCCTCGGCAATCAGGTCCACCTGACGGTTTTCGAAGTGCCATTCAGGGCGGATCAACGGGTAAAGCGCCAGGAACCCCGGCAGCAATGGCAACACATGCCCGATGCCAAAGGTCGGCGCGAGGCTGACCTTGAGCACCCCGGCCGGTTCGCTCCGGTCACTGCTCACCGCGCTGATCGCCGATTGCAGCGCCTGCAGATTGCCGCCGATGCTCGCCAGTAGACGTTCACCGGCTTCGGTCAACGACAGCTTGCGGGTCGAACGCTGGAATAGCCGCACACCGAGGTTGCGTTCGAGCATCGCCACGTTGCGGCTGACCGCAGCAGGTGTCAGCGCGAGCAAGCGTGCCGCCGCCGAAAAGCTCCCGGTTTCGGCGCTGCGCACGAAGGATTCAAGATTGGCGAGGGTTTCCATGGCTTCCACCTGATAGCAATGCTTGAAGATGATTCAAGGCATTACCGACTAATCAAGCGCTAATGGCAAGTGCAGTATTCATTCCAACGACAACCCCCTCGGAGTGAACAATCATGAGCACAATTGGAATCATCGGCGCCGGCGCCATCGGCTCGGCCTTTGCCCGGGCGCTTTCACGCAAAGGTATTGAAGTGGTCATCGCCAACAGCCGTGGACCTGAAACACTGGCTTCGCTGGTGGCAGAACTCGGGCCAACGGCGCGCGCCGGCACCCGTGAAGAAGCGGCCGCGCAGCCGATCGTACTGGTGGCGGTCAATTGGTCGAAATTGCCGAGCGCACTGGCCGGTCTGCCGGATTTTGCCGGGCGGATTGTCATCGATGCCAACAACTCAATCGAGGCGCCATCGTTCAAAGCCGTGGATTTGCAGGGACGCATGTCCAGTGAAGTGTTTGCCGAATGGGTGCCCGGAGCACGCGTGGTCAAGGCGTTCAATCACCTGCAGGCGCGTTTTCTGGAAAGCGATCCGGCGGCAGAGGGCGGACGGCGGGTGCTGTTTGTTTCGGGCGATGATGCCCAGGCGAACGCTCAAGTGGCTGCGCTGATCGAGCAATTGGGCTTCTTCGGGATTGATCTTGGGGCGCTGAGTGTCGGGGCGAAATTGGCGCAGTTTCCGGGCGGCCCGTTGCCCACGCTCAATTTGGTGAAATTTGCCTGAAGGCCAGACAAAAAAAGAACCCGGTGCGAGGTGAATCGCACCGGGTGTTTTGCCAGACTGCGGCGGCTCTTCGTGGGTCCCCGCGCAGTCTGTTGAACGCTTTACGCCCGCTCGATCGCCAGGGCCACGCCCTGACCACCACCGATGCACAGGGTGGCGAGGCCTTTCTTGGCGTCGCGCTTGATCATTTCATGCAGCAAGGTCACCAGCACCCGGCAACCCGATGCACCGATAGGGTGGCCCAAAGCAATGGCGCCGCCGTTGACGTTGACCTTGTTCAAGTCCCATTCCAGGTCCTTGGCCACGGCCAGCGATTGCGCGGCGAATGCTTCGTTGGCTTCGATCAGGTCCAGTTGGTCGATGGACCAGCCGGCCTTGCTCAGGCAGCGGCGAGTGGCCGACACCGGGCCGATGCCCATGATCGCCGGGTCGACGCCCGCGTTGGCGTAAGCCGCGATTTTCGCCAGCACCGGCAGGCCGAGGGCCTTGGCTTTTTCGGCGCTCATCAGGATCACGGCGGCGGCGCCGTCGTTCAGCGACGAAGCGTTACCGGCGGTCACCGAACCGTCCTTCTTGAAGGCCGGTTTCAGTTTGCCCAGCGCTTCGGCCGTGGTGCCGGCGCGTGGCTGTTCATCGGTGGCGAAGGACAGCGGATCGCCCTTGCGCTGCGGGATCAGGATCGGCGTGATTTCATCTACAAAACGCCCGGCTTCGATGGCGGCCGTGGCTTTCTGCTGCGAGGCTGCGGCGAAGGCGTCCTGCTGTTCGCGCGTCAGGCTGTATTTCTCGGCCAGGTTCTCGGCGGTGATGCCCATGTGGTAATCGTTGAACGCATCCCACAGCCCGTCGCTGATCATGGTGTCGACGATTTGCGCATTACCCATGCGCAGGCCGGTGCGCGCGCCGGGCATGACGTAGTTGGACAGGCTCATGTTTTCCTGGCCACCGGCAATGATCACGTCAGCGTCGCCGCAGCGAATCGCCTGAGTGGCCAGGTGCAGGGCCTTGAGGCCCGAACCGCAGACCTTGTTCAGGGTCATGGCCGGCACGGTAAATGGCAGGCCTGCCTTGATCGCGGACTGGCGCGCAGGGTTTTGCCCGGCACCGGCGGTCAACACCTGGCCCATGATCACTTCATCGACTTGCGCCGGGTCGAGCCCGGTCTGCGCCAGCAACTGACGGATCACCGCAGCGCCCAGGTCAACGGCGGACACACTGGCCAGCGCACCCTGGAAGCTGCCGATGGCAGTGCGGGTGGCGGCAACAATAACGACGTCTTGCATGGAATGATTCCTCACTGGGCAGCGAACTGCATTTCCGGAACGTGATCCGGCACGATCAGTTTACCGGCAGTCTTGGCGACGATCTCTTCAACGCTGACGCCCGGTGCGCGTTCCTTGAGAATGAACGCGCCGTCCTTGATTTCAAGGTAAGCCAGGTCGGTCAGCACACGCTTGATGCAGCCGGCGCCGGTCAGCGGCAGGCTGCATTTGGACAAGAGCTTGGACTCACCGTCTTTCGAGGCGTGGGTCATGATAACGATGATGTTGTCCGCGCCGGCCACCAGGTCCATTGCGCCGCCCATGCCCTTGACCAGCTTGCCGGGGATCATCCACGAGGCGATGTTGCCTTCGACGTCGACTTCAAAGGCGCCCAGCACGGTCAGATCGACATGACCACCGCGAATCATCGCGAAGGATTCGGCCGAGGAAAAGATCGACGCGCCGATGCGCGCGGTCACGGTTTGTTTGCCGGCGTTGATCATGTCGGCATCGATGGTTTCTTCAGTCGGGAACGGACCCATGCCGAGCAGGCCGTTTTCCGACTGCAGCATGACTTCCATGC
This genomic window contains:
- a CDS encoding Nramp family divalent metal transporter; translated protein: MKFSLPKVATAPFCPPEVAGSVAVDPNASFFKRVLRFAGPGLLVSIGYMDPGNWATAIEAGSRFGYSLLFVVLLASLAGMVVQCLCSRLGIATGRDLAQLCRERYSTRTARTQWLLAEISIIATDLAEVLGCALAFHLLLGCSLTFGIALTAFDTLLVLALQNRGFRRLEAIMLVLVSTIGVCFFVELLLIKPYWPDVARGFTPSLSAIGDAAPLYLAIGILGATVMPHNLYLHTSIVQTRMIGKDLASKQDAVKLARIDTIGSLALALLVNAAILILAAAAFHQSGHTDVVDIQDAYHLLDPLVGGALASVLFGVALLASGQSSTFTGTIAGQVIMEGFLNLRIPCYQRRLITRGLALIPAFIGVWLMGDNAIGKLLVLSQVVLSLQLPFALYPLIRMTNDHKLMGPLVNQWPTRVLSWGLFVVISGANSWLILQFVA
- a CDS encoding LysR family transcriptional regulator — protein: METLANLESFVRSAETGSFSAAARLLALTPAAVSRNVAMLERNLGVRLFQRSTRKLSLTEAGERLLASIGGNLQALQSAISAVSSDRSEPAGVLKVSLAPTFGIGHVLPLLPGFLALYPLIRPEWHFENRQVDLIAEGYDAAIGGGFELTPGVISRTLAAADIVAVASPAYMAGRALPDSPEHLHRFDGIVMRGSRTGRIRQWVMQDSAGNEAQANITENIVLNDPAAMREAAILGLGVTLLVLPDVAANIERGELVRLLPDWYANAGPISLYYPSRTLMPAKTRVFIDFVVEAFQR
- a CDS encoding NADPH-dependent F420 reductase, which gives rise to MSTIGIIGAGAIGSAFARALSRKGIEVVIANSRGPETLASLVAELGPTARAGTREEAAAQPIVLVAVNWSKLPSALAGLPDFAGRIVIDANNSIEAPSFKAVDLQGRMSSEVFAEWVPGARVVKAFNHLQARFLESDPAAEGGRRVLFVSGDDAQANAQVAALIEQLGFFGIDLGALSVGAKLAQFPGGPLPTLNLVKFA
- a CDS encoding acetyl-CoA C-acetyltransferase translates to MQDVVIVAATRTAIGSFQGALASVSAVDLGAAVIRQLLAQTGLDPAQVDEVIMGQVLTAGAGQNPARQSAIKAGLPFTVPAMTLNKVCGSGLKALHLATQAIRCGDADVIIAGGQENMSLSNYVMPGARTGLRMGNAQIVDTMISDGLWDAFNDYHMGITAENLAEKYSLTREQQDAFAAASQQKATAAIEAGRFVDEITPILIPQRKGDPLSFATDEQPRAGTTAEALGKLKPAFKKDGSVTAGNASSLNDGAAAVILMSAEKAKALGLPVLAKIAAYANAGVDPAIMGIGPVSATRRCLSKAGWSIDQLDLIEANEAFAAQSLAVAKDLEWDLNKVNVNGGAIALGHPIGASGCRVLVTLLHEMIKRDAKKGLATLCIGGGQGVALAIERA
- a CDS encoding CoA transferase subunit B; its protein translation is MALSREQMAQRVAREMQDGFYVNLGIGIPTLVANYIPEGMEVMLQSENGLLGMGPFPTEETIDADMINAGKQTVTARIGASIFSSAESFAMIRGGHVDLTVLGAFEVDVEGNIASWMIPGKLVKGMGGAMDLVAGADNIIVIMTHASKDGESKLLSKCSLPLTGAGCIKRVLTDLAYLEIKDGAFILKERAPGVSVEEIVAKTAGKLIVPDHVPEMQFAAQ